A single genomic interval of Xyrauchen texanus isolate HMW12.3.18 chromosome 8, RBS_HiC_50CHRs, whole genome shotgun sequence harbors:
- the socs1a gene encoding suppressor of cytokine signaling 1a has product MVAHSSVEGNQGTEEPSVSTEPSPEVSQSQRSRPNQQAASRTVFQTHFMPFNFERDFKTIANTTSMLEESGFYWGPMNVEEAHQKLKKEPVGTFLIRDSCQINVFFTLSYKSQNGPMSVRINFKNSKFNLTGSKESFDSLFTLLEFYISSPKKGLVRPYRKEPVQSLQQLCRRRIVETCGGKDIDRIPVHTILKDFLHAFPYPL; this is encoded by the coding sequence ATGGTGGCACACAGTTCAGTGGAAGGGAATCAAGGCACAGAAGAACCCAGCGTGAGCACAGAGCCTTCCCCAGAAGTCTCCCAGTCCCAGCGGTCCAGGCCGAACCAGCAGGCAGCATCTAGGACTGTATTCCAGACACACTTCATGCCCTTCAACTTTGAGAGAGATTTCAAGACCATCGCAAACACCACTTCTATGCTGGAAGAGAGTGGCTTCTACTGGGGTCCTATGAATGTGGAGGAAGCACATCAGAAGCTGAAGAAAGAGCCAGTTGGAACTTTCCTGATCCGGGACAGTTGTCAAATCAACGTGTTCTTTACACTGAGTTACAAAAGCCAAAACGGTCCCATGAGTGTCCGGATTAACTTCAAGAATTCCAAATTCAATTTGACGGGCAGCAAGGAATCTTTTGACTCTCTTTTCACACTCCTGGAATTTTACATCAGTTCCCCTAAGAAGGGTCTAGTCAGGCCCTACAGGAAAGAACCAGTCCAGTCCCTGCAGCAGCTGTGCCGCAGACGGATAGTCGAAACATGCGGTGGAAAAGACATCGACCGCATCCCTGTGCACACAATCCTCAAAGACTTCCTTCATGCCTTCCCTTATCCACTATGA